From the genome of Labedella gwakjiensis:
CGCGAGGTACACCACAGCGAGAAGTGCCAGCGAGTGCACGATCGCGGACACACGGGTGCGAGCGCCCGATCGCACGTTCACGGCGGTGCGGGCGATGGCGCCGGTGGCGGGCATGCCGCCGAAGAAGCCCGAGGCGATCGAGGCGAGTCCCTGGCCGACGAGCTCGCGGTCGGCGTCGACCGGTCCCGTGTCCGACATGGACGCGGCGACGCGAGCAGAGAGCAGCGACTCGATCGCGGCCAGCGCCGCGACGGCGAACGCAGGGCCGATCAGGCCGGACAGGGTCCCCAGATCGATGGAGGGGAAGGTGGGGAGAGGCAGCGAGTGAGGCAGCTCGCCGATCGTCGCGAGCGGCACGCCGAGGAGCGCGGCGCCGATCGTCACGACCACGATCGCGATGAACGACGCGGGCAGCCGGCCGCTGACCCGGCCGAGCAGCAGCATGATCACCGTGACGACGGCGACGGTCGCGAGGGGCAGGAGAGCCTCTGGCCAGTCCGCGCCCATCACGGATTCCACGGCGGCGGCCACGGCGTTGGTGCTGTGGCCCGCGCCGCTGACGCCCACGGCGGAGGGGACCTGCTGCAGGAAGATGATCACGCCGATCCCCACCGTGAAGCCCTCGATCACGGGCCAGGGGATGGTGCTCACCGTCCGACCGAGGCGGAGCGCACCCGCGGCGAGGACGATGACGCCCGCGAGGACGCTGACGATGACGACGGAGCCGACGCCGTGGCTCACCACGATCGGCGCGAGCACCACGACCATGGCGCCGGTGGGCCCGGAGACCTGCACGTCGGAGCCGCCGAACACGGCCGCGACGAGCCCCGCGATGATCGCCGTGATGAGCCCGGCCTCGGCGCCGACACCGGAGCTCACGCCGAACGCGAGGGCCAGGGGAAGGGCGACGATGCCGACGGTGATGCCGGCGACGACGTCACCACGCCAGCTGCGGCGGAGTCCTCGATAATCGTCGCGGCTCGGGAGCAGGGCACGCGGAGACCAGGAGGACGCGCTCATGGCGCGGGCGAGATCGCGGGGAGGGCCAGCGCCGAGGCGTGCTGCCGCTGCGAATCCTGCAGCAGTTCGCCGAGGAGCTGTCGCGCCACGCGGAGGAGGTCGGCGACCTGCGGGAACGCCAGTCGGTAGTAGACGACACTCGCACGCCGCTCGGAGAGCACGAGGCCGTAGCGGCGCAACACCGAGAGGTGCTGCGAGAGATGGGAGGCCTCGAGCCCGGTCTCGGAGATGAGCTCGGACACCGGCGCCTCGTCGACGCCCGCGAGGATCTCGAGAACGCGGATGCGGTACGGATGGGCGAGCCCTTTGAACAGGTTCGCCTTGATCTCGTACAGGGGTCGTTGCTCGTCGCCCAGGCTCATCGGGGCTCCCTACATCACGCGAGTGGGTCACCGAGATAGTGACTTGATGAATCCATCATACTGCTCGAATCGTGACGCCCGGACGAACGGTCGGACGTCCCGGACGCTCGGTCGGGTGCGGACCGGCCGCGCGGACGATTCTCGAAGAATGACGAACACCGCAAACCTGCCAGCGATCGAACCCGAGACGGCCGAACGACCGCCGCGCCTGCCCTACGGGGCGCTCGTGACGATGATGCTCATGAGCTTCCTGCTCGTGACGGCCGAGTTCCTGCCCAACGGAATGCTCATCGAGATGGCCGCCGACCTGGGCATCACGCCGGGCCAGGCGGGGCAGACGGTGACCGTCACGGCCTTCGTCGGCCTCATCGTCGCACCGACGGTCGGCCTCGTGTTCCCGCGGCTTGATCGCCGTCGCCTGCTCGTGTGGACGGCGGCCGCCGCCGGGGTGTCGAGCGTGCTCGTGGCGATCGCGCCGAGCCTCATCCTCATCCTGCTCGCCCGCGTGCTCCTCGGGGCGGCGATCAGCACGTTCTGGACCATGTCGATCACGGTCGCGTCCCGGCTGGCGGGGCCGGAGCGGCTCGGTCGTGCCGTGATGTTCACGACCGCGGGCATGTCGCTCGCCACGGTCGCGGGTGTTCCCCTCGGGGTGATGCTCGGCGAGCTCGTGGACTGGCGCTGGGTGTTCCTGCTCGTCGGCGTCGTCTCCGCCCTCCTCGCCCTCCCGCTCCGACTGCTGCTGCCGACCGTTCCCGCCGCGCAGACGTCGAGCCCGCGGTTCCTCGCCGAGACGCTGCGCCTGCCGGGTGTCGGGTCGGGTCTCGCGGGGCACGTGCTCGTGGTGCTCGGGCACTTCCTCGCCTACACGTACATCCGTGTGGCTCTCGAGCGGATCGAGGGGGCCGACGCGGGAACCGTCGTGCTGCTCCTCGCGCTGTTCGGAGCCGGCGGCTTCCTCGGGAACGTCGTGATCGGCGCGGTGATCGACCGCACGTTCGTCGTCTTCGGCGTGGTCGCACCGCTGACGATCGCCGTCATGTCCGCCGCGGTCATCGCGTTCCCCGGTGCCCTGCTCGGTGTCGCCGCCGCGGTGTTCGTGTGGGGCTTCTTCTTCGCCTCGTGGCTCATCATCGTGAACACGTGGGTCGGCCACCGCATGCCCGACCGCCTCGAGGCCGGCGGCGGACTTGTGGTGGTGGGATTCCAGCTCGGCATCGTGATCGCGGCCGGCTTCGGCGGGCTGATCATCGACGCCGTCGGCGTGACCCTCGACTACGCGCTCGCCGCGGTGCTCCTCGTGCTCGGCGCGGTGCTGTTCGGGCTTGCGAACCGGCGGTCGGCCGGCGACCGGAACGTGATGCGCTGAGTCAGCTCGCGATCTCGTCGCGCTGGTGCGTGCGCCAGAGCGACGGCGCCGTCCCGGTGTGGCGGCGGAACGCGCGGCTGAAGCCCTCATCGGAGCTGTAGCCGAGTTCGCGGGAGGTCTCCGACACCGAATGGCCCGCGCTGAGCATCGTCTTGGCGCGGGCCATCCGCACCTCGGTCACGAAGCTGGCGGGCGACTGCCCGAAGGCCGAGCGGAAGCGTTCGGCGAAGATCGTCCGCGACATCGCTCCCATGCTCGCGAGCGCGTCGACCGTCCACTCGTGTCCTGGCTCGTCCATCACGGCCGCCACGACGCGTTCGAGGAACGGGTCCTGCGCGCGGCGTGGCCAGCCGTGCGGAGCGCACGTGGAGTGGGCCCACGCGCGGATGACGGCGAGCAGCACCGCGGTGACCATCGTGCGGCAGATGACGGAGTCGCCGAGGCGGACCCCGTCCTGACCGTCGAGGCACGGGCCGAGCTCCGCGGCCAGAGCAGCGGCCGCCGGTTCGAGAGCGGCGAACCCGCCCACGAGAACGAGCGAGGGGAGGGGGAGGGCGGCCCGCGGCCAGTCGAGGTCCATCTCCACGGTCACGATGCGAGCGCCGGACTCCGAGTGCAGAACGGACGGCCCGTGACCGGCGCTCAGGATGGCGTCACCCGCGAGGAGCGTGCGGGAGCCGTCGAGTCGAGAGACGGTGCCGGCCTCGACGTCGAGGTCGCAGGCCAGCGTGTCCCTCGGATCGACGCTGATCTCGCCCTCGACGACGTACACGAGCGTGACGTGACCGGGAACGACCGGATGCAGCCCACCCGCGCCGAGCGTGGAGCGCCGAGCGGGCCCGGTGCGGACCACGAGCGACGACAGGACTTCCTCGAGCGCAGCGGGATCGAACGTCATGTCCGCTGCAACGGCGGCCCGTCGGCGGCTATTCCGACGCGACGCTCAGGCGTTGCCGAACGGGTCGAGTCCCGTGGCCGTGACGGACAGATCCCACAACCGATCGGCCGCATCGGTGTCGATCGCCCACTCCTTCACTCCGCCCGTGTTGGTGTCGGCATGGTCGGCGGGCACGACACCCTTGAGGGAGGAGTCCTCGGCGTAGACGCCGCCCCGCGTGCTCAGCTCGGGGGCGGTGGCCGCCCACAGCCCCGTCGCCGCGCCCTGCTCCGGCGTCTTGAAGAGCGGGTTCGGTGTGCCGTCGGCGTCGACCCAGCCGCGCTGCACGAGTTCCTCACGGGGCATGTGGCGCTGCAGATCGGTCATGATGCCGCCCGGGTGCACCGAGTAGGCGTGGATGCCCCGGCCGGCCGCGCGCGCATCGAGGCCCACGGCGAAGAGCGCGTTCGCCGTCTTCGCCTGGCCGTAGGAGACCCACGGGTCGTAGGGCTCCGACTCGAAGTTGATGTCGTCGAAGCGGACGGGGGAGCGGTAGTGCCCCACCGACGAGTAGGACACGACTCGCGCGCCCTCTGAGAGGAGCGGCGCGACACCGCCGATGAGGGCGAAGTGGCCGAGATGGTTGGTGCCGAACTGCGACTCCCACCCCTGGCGCGTTCGGCCTTCGGGGGTCGCCATGATGCCCGCCACGTTGATCACGAGATCGATCGAGGCTTCGGCGTCGCGGACTCCGGCCGTGAACGTGGTGACGGAGTCGAGGTCGCCGAGGTCCATCGCCGCGACCTCCACCCCGGTGACGCCGTCGAGCGCGGTGCGGGCGACGTCGACGCGGCGGGCCGGCACGATCACGCGGACGCCGGCGCCGCTGAGCGCTTTCACCGTCTCGAGACCGAGCCCCGAGTATCCGCCGGTCACAATCGCGGTCTTGCCGTGCAGGTCGTGTCCGGCGATGACCTCCGCCGCCGTCGAGCGGTACCCGAAGGCGGTGGTGAGGGGCTGCTGCCGGGCGATCATGTCCGATGTCGAGGTCATACGACGACGCTACGCCTCCGACATCGACCCGCGTGACGTTTCGCCTCCTGATCGAAATCTCACGGAAACGCCCGCCCCGTAGTGTCGGGCCGACCGGGCGGTTCGCCGCGCGGATCAGGATCCTTCTCACCGTCGCACGAAGGGGCGCCATGCCGCCGATCAGTTCCGCCGTCCGTTCCTCCCGCCCGCGTCTCTCCCGCTGCGCTGCGGGGGTCCTCGCCCTGAGCATCGTGGGAGCCGGAGCGTTCGTCGCTGCGCCCGCTCACGCCGCAGAACCGGGAGGACAGACCACGGGGGATTCGCTCTTCCCGAACGTCGGCAACACCGGATACGACGTGCAGCACTACGACATCGCCGTCGACTACGACCACGACACCGGGTCCATCGACGCGACCACCGAGATCACGGCCACGGCCTCCGTGGAACTGTCGTCCTTCAGCCTCGATCTCGAGGGGCTCACCGTCGATTCGGTGCTCGTGAATGGCGCCCCAGCCGGTTTCACGCGGATCATCGACGCGGACACGACCACCTACAAGCTCGTCATCACCCCCGCGACACCCGTGACCGGAGAGTTCACCACGACCGTCGAGTACTCGGGCGTGCCCACCGAGCACATCGACCCCGACGGAAGCTCCGAGGGCTGGGTCGCCACCCCCGACGGCGCGACCGCCGTGAGCGAACCCGTCGGCGCGATGACGTGGTTCCCGAACAACAACACCCCGCTCGACAAGGCCACGTTCGACATCGACCTCACCATCCCCACCACGATCGGCGGCGGCACCGCCGCGGCGGTCAGCAACGGCGAACTCGTCGGACGGGTCGACGACGCGGTCGCGGGGACGACCACCTGGTCGTGGGAGCAGACCGAGCAGATGACCACCTACCTCTCCCTCGTCTCCATCGGCCGCTACGACATCTACGAGTCGACGGTCACGCTCCCGAGCGGGCGGACGA
Proteins encoded in this window:
- a CDS encoding SulP family inorganic anion transporter, which gives rise to MSASSWSPRALLPSRDDYRGLRRSWRGDVVAGITVGIVALPLALAFGVSSGVGAEAGLITAIIAGLVAAVFGGSDVQVSGPTGAMVVVLAPIVVSHGVGSVVIVSVLAGVIVLAAGALRLGRTVSTIPWPVIEGFTVGIGVIIFLQQVPSAVGVSGAGHSTNAVAAAVESVMGADWPEALLPLATVAVVTVIMLLLGRVSGRLPASFIAIVVVTIGAALLGVPLATIGELPHSLPLPTFPSIDLGTLSGLIGPAFAVAALAAIESLLSARVAASMSDTGPVDADRELVGQGLASIASGFFGGMPATGAIARTAVNVRSGARTRVSAIVHSLALLAVVYLAANVVSVIPLAALSGVLMVTAARMVSPTVIGQVMRSTRSDAVVFVVTAIITVSFDLIVAVGIGVAVAAFFALRSLSTASGVHREELAGAPEPGDERIAVFRIDGSLFFGAAERILDRIGAHDGVEVVVLRLSHLQLIDATGAHTLTELVTALERRGVTVLIKGIRPEHRTLLERLGVIDSLRHPNHLFVDLEPAIAHARSHVGRTAAAAG
- a CDS encoding ArsR/SmtB family transcription factor is translated as MSLGDEQRPLYEIKANLFKGLAHPYRIRVLEILAGVDEAPVSELISETGLEASHLSQHLSVLRRYGLVLSERRASVVYYRLAFPQVADLLRVARQLLGELLQDSQRQHASALALPAISPAP
- a CDS encoding MFS transporter — encoded protein: MTNTANLPAIEPETAERPPRLPYGALVTMMLMSFLLVTAEFLPNGMLIEMAADLGITPGQAGQTVTVTAFVGLIVAPTVGLVFPRLDRRRLLVWTAAAAGVSSVLVAIAPSLILILLARVLLGAAISTFWTMSITVASRLAGPERLGRAVMFTTAGMSLATVAGVPLGVMLGELVDWRWVFLLVGVVSALLALPLRLLLPTVPAAQTSSPRFLAETLRLPGVGSGLAGHVLVVLGHFLAYTYIRVALERIEGADAGTVVLLLALFGAGGFLGNVVIGAVIDRTFVVFGVVAPLTIAVMSAAVIAFPGALLGVAAAVFVWGFFFASWLIIVNTWVGHRMPDRLEAGGGLVVVGFQLGIVIAAGFGGLIIDAVGVTLDYALAAVLLVLGAVLFGLANRRSAGDRNVMR
- a CDS encoding helix-turn-helix transcriptional regulator, which gives rise to MTFDPAALEEVLSSLVVRTGPARRSTLGAGGLHPVVPGHVTLVYVVEGEISVDPRDTLACDLDVEAGTVSRLDGSRTLLAGDAILSAGHGPSVLHSESGARIVTVEMDLDWPRAALPLPSLVLVGGFAALEPAAAALAAELGPCLDGQDGVRLGDSVICRTMVTAVLLAVIRAWAHSTCAPHGWPRRAQDPFLERVVAAVMDEPGHEWTVDALASMGAMSRTIFAERFRSAFGQSPASFVTEVRMARAKTMLSAGHSVSETSRELGYSSDEGFSRAFRRHTGTAPSLWRTHQRDEIAS
- a CDS encoding oxidoreductase; protein product: MTSTSDMIARQQPLTTAFGYRSTAAEVIAGHDLHGKTAIVTGGYSGLGLETVKALSGAGVRVIVPARRVDVARTALDGVTGVEVAAMDLGDLDSVTTFTAGVRDAEASIDLVINVAGIMATPEGRTRQGWESQFGTNHLGHFALIGGVAPLLSEGARVVSYSSVGHYRSPVRFDDINFESEPYDPWVSYGQAKTANALFAVGLDARAAGRGIHAYSVHPGGIMTDLQRHMPREELVQRGWVDADGTPNPLFKTPEQGAATGLWAATAPELSTRGGVYAEDSSLKGVVPADHADTNTGGVKEWAIDTDAADRLWDLSVTATGLDPFGNA